DNA sequence from the bacterium genome:
GACGCAGGCGACGTAGAAGCGGCCTTCCGCCAGCCGCTCGGCGAGCGCCGTCGCGTCCGCCACCAGCTCCGGCGCGTCAGCGGCGGCCGCGAGACGAGCGAGCAGTGCCAGCTCGTCTCCCTGCGTCATCGACGCGGCGTCGCGCGCAAGCGGCGCGGGCGCCATGCCCTCCGCCGTCGTCCCGGCGGACGCGGTGGGGCTCGCGTTCACCGGACGACCAGCACCGAGCAGGGAGCGTGGTCGACGATCTTGTCGGCGGTCGTGCCGAGCAGCTTCCCCCAGAGCGCCGAGTGGCCGCTGTGGCCGATCACCAGGAGATCGGCGCCGACGTCCTGCGCGAACTGCGGCAGCAGCACCGCCGGATGTCCGCGCCGCAGCTCGACCCGCGCGGTGACGCCCGCGGCACTGGCGCGCGCCAGCGCGTCCTTCTGGATCGCCTTGAAATAGCGCCGCGCCGCCTGCTCCTCGCCATTGATCTCGTCGATCGTATCCGCATAGCGCGGCAGCTCCTCGACCGACAGGAGATGGAGCTCGGCGCCCGTCGCGCGCCCCAGGTCGAGCGCCGCGCGCAACGCCTGCTTGGCGCCGTCCGAACCGTCCAATCCGACCACGATGCGATGATACATGGTTAGCTCCCGGATTCTGCCTGCAGCTCGGAACGCGCCGCCGCCGCGAGCGGCGCCGCCGCCGGCTGCGGCGCGAAGAACGTCTGCGCGATGAGGGTCGGCACGACGGCGCTGCCGATGACCACGGTGACCAGCACCGTGTACTGCGTCTGGTCGATGAGATGGTTCTCCAGGCCGAAGAGCGCCGAGATGGTGCCGAAGGTGAGCCCGGTGGCCATCAGGAGCGACGTGTACGTGGCCTCGCGCGCCTCCAGCTTGAAGGCGCGGGCGGTCGGCCAGACGCCGAGCAGCTTGGTGAAGAGCTTGACCGCCAGCAGCGCGGCGATCAGGCCGGCGCTGCCGACCACCGCCGGCAGCGAGACGTAGAGCCCGGCTTTGATGAAGTAGAAGGGCGTCAGCATCGTGAACGCGATCGAGCGCATCCGGTTGACCAGGATGCGATCCTGCAAGAAGACGCCCGCCACGACCAGCCCCACCAGGTACGCCGGCAGCACGGCTTCGCTGCGCGCCGTGGTGGCCAGGCCGCCGAGAAAGAACAGGACGAGGAAGAGGAACTTCACCTCCGGCTCGCTCACGCGCGCCTCGCCGAAGCGGCGGATGATCAACCGCGTCAAGCGCGGCAGATAGCGCAGCACGACCGCCAGCACGAGGATGAACACCAGCATCCAGCGGTTGAAATCGGCGAAGAACCCGCCGAGGGCGAGCACGGTCCCGAAGTCGGTCACGAAACAGGCGGCGAGGATCATCTTGCCGATGTCCGTGCTGCTCAACCCGCTCTCCACCATGACGGCATAGACGACCGCGACCGACGTGGTCGACAGGGCGATGCCGCAGATGATCGACGCCTGATAGGTCCAGCCGGCGATGCCATACGCCACCGCCACCGCCGCCGCGAACGGAACCAGGAACGAGACGATGCCGATGACCAGGGCCGCGACGAGATGCGCGCGCAGCGAGGCGGGGTCGATCTCGGCGCCGGCGAGGAAGGTCAGCAGACCGGCGCCGAAGGTGGCGAGAAAGCTGATCCACTCCGTGGCGTGGAAGCCGGCGAAGTTGCCGGCCAGGATGCCGATGCCGATCTCCAGCAGCGCCACCGAGATGCCGGTGCGGATCGAGATCACGCTGGCGAGAAAGGCGAGGAACATCCACGCCGCGGCGATGAACCACACGTTGCTCACGTGTTCCATCATCCCTCTCCCTCGGCTCCATCGGGTGGCGGCGCCGCGCCCGGGCGCGCCGCCGCCACCGTCACGCGGATCACCTGGTCCCCCCTTCGCGATCCGCGTTGAGCGCCGCCGCCAGCAGCGCCGGGCGCGCGACGATCCCCACCGGGCGGCCGTTGGCATCGATCACCGGCACCCGCTTCAGTCCGCGCTCGACGGTCAGGGCCAGCGCCTCGGTCACGCTGGCGGTGGCCGCCACGGCCAGGGCGGGGCTGGTCATGACGTCCGCCGCGCGCTGCCCGTACGCGCGCTCCACGGCGTGGTGGGCGGCGGCGTTCCAGCGGCTGCGCAGCCGGGTCAGCAGGCCGGGGCGGAGCTCCGGGTCGACGCGCGCGACGAGATCCGTGTCGGTGACCACCCCGATGAGCTTCCCGGCATCGTCCACCACCAGCACGCGCTTCACCTCGGCGTCGAGGAGGCGGCCGATGAGGTCGGCCACCGGCGCGGTGCTCTCGACCGTCACGATGCGCGGGTCCATGACGTCGGCCGCGGCGGCGTGTTCGGCCGGCAGGCGGGCCTCCGTCGGCACGGTGCGTCGCGCGAACCCCGCGGCGACGCTCTTGAGCACGTCGAGCCGGCCCAGCACGCCGACCAGCCGGCGGTTCTCGTCGACGACCGGCAGCCGCTTCAGATTGCGCGTGTGCATGAGGTGGGCGGCGTCCTTCAGCGATGTGGAGGATGTGACGGTGATGGCCGGCGTGGTCATCGCCTCGCGCACCGTTCGCCCCTCGCGGCGGAGGCGGTCGAGGCACTCGCGGACGTGCTGGTCGCCGCTCACCTTGTGGAGACTGACGCTCAACTGCGTCACCCCGGCCGACAGCATGTCGGTGTCGCTGATGATGCCGATGACGCGGCGCTCGCGGTCGATCACCGGCAGCGCGGTGTAGTCGCGGGTCGCGAGCTGCTCGACCACCTCGCTGATCGGCACGTCCGCGGTGACGGCATCGGGCTCCGTCGTCATGAGGTCGCCGACGCGCACGTCGGGCAAGCCACCGCGAAACGCCGCCGAGTGAAAATAGATCTCGACCTCGTCGACGATCACCAGCCCCCCGGCGAGCATGCCCGACACCTCGGGCAGCAGACGGTCGATGCGCTCCGCCGCGTCGACCGCCGTGATGAGCACCGGCAGGTCCTCGGAGAGCCGCAGGATGGTCGCGGTGTGGATGCGCGAGTCGGCGCCGAATCCGGCGATGCCATGCAGCACGGTGGCCCCCGCGCACCCCGCGGCTTTCAGTCGCCCGAGAATCGCCAGATACAGCGGCTGATGATGCCACTGATCGCTCTCCCCGACGAAGATCGTCATCCGCTTGGCGCGCATGAGCCTTTCTCCGGGCAGGGATCGGACCCCTACCCGTTCGTTGGCTTCGAGTAGGAGTCATTGATCTGCGTCGGGCGGCCCGAGCGCAGATGGTTGAGGCGGACTCCACCGCCTTGACGCTGCTGGAACGATAGGCGGCAGGGATCGGGGTGTCAATCGACCTTCGGCGCGATCAGGGGTCGGACAGAGGCGACCCGCACGCGTCAGGCGCGGGTGTGCCCGCGCCCTCGTCGCCCTCGGCGACGAGGGCGCGCGACAGCAGCCGGTAGAACACCGGCGTCGCGATCAGCGAGAGCAGCACGGACAGCGTGAGCGCGCCGATCACCGCGATGGCCAACGGCCGCAGCATGTCGGCGCCGCTGCCGATGCCGTATGCCAGCGGGAGCATGCCGATGGCGGCGGCGAGCGAGGTCATGAGAACCGGTCGCAAGCGCCGGCACCCGGATCGCACCAGCGACTCCTCGATGCTGGATCCGCGGGCGCGCCATTCCCCGACGAGGTCCAGCATCAGGATGCCGTTCTTCGCCACGATGCCGACGCCGATGATGGCGCCGAGGAACGAGACGATGTTGAGCGACGTGCCGGTGAGCCACAGGGCGACGACGCTGCCGGTGAGCGCCAGGAGGGCGCCCAGGACGATGGCGACGGGCTCGACGAAGGAACGGAATTCGATCAGCAGCACCGTGAACACCAGCACCACGGCGCTGAGCAATACCAGCAACAGGTTGCGGAACGACTCCTGCTGCTGCTGAAAGAGCCCGCCGAGCTCGATCGTGCCCGGGGGGATCGACGGATCGTTCGCCAGCCGGGCGCGGATCTCCGCCATCGCGCTGCCGAGATCGCGCCCCTCGAGGCGCGCGGTCACGGCGACGTCCTGTCGCAGATCCTCCCGGCGCAGCTCGACGTCGCCCGCCACTTCCACGACATCGGCGACCTGCGAGAGCTTGACCAGGCTGCCATCCGCCGCCTGCAGGGGCAGCTCCTGCAGGGTCGCCAGGCGATCGAGCCCGGCCCCATCGGCCACCACCCGGATGGCGATGCTGCGGTCGCCCTCGAGGACCGTCGACGCCCGCTGCCCGAGCATGGCGGTGTTCACGGCCGTCGCCACATCGGCCGCGGTGATGCCGAACCGCTGCGCGTCCCGCGGCCGGACGCGCAGGCTCAGCGTCGGGCCCGTGAACACCAACCCGTCGAAGGTGTCGACGACCCCCGGCACCTGCTGGAGCTGCGCCTCGACCTCCGGCGCCTTGCGCTTCAGGAATGCCAGGTCGCTGGAGAACAGCTTCACCTCGATCGGCTTCGGCGACCACGTCAGGTCACCGATGAGATCGCTCAGGATCCCCGGGAAGTCCCACTGCACGCCCGGAACGGCGGCGTGGAACTGGGCGCGCAGATCGGCAACCACGTCCTCCGTCGCGCGGGAGCGGTCGGGACGCAGCTTCACCAGGTAGTCGCCGCTGTTCGGCTCGGCGATCGCCAACGCCAACCGCGCGCCGGTGCGGCGCGAATAGCTCTCCACGTCGGCGGTCGCGCGCAGGATCTGTTCGGCGCGCTGCAGTTGCCGGTCGGTCTCCGCCAGGCTCGTGCCCCACGGCGTATGGTAGTCGATGACGAAGGCGCCCTCGTCCATCGCCGGCAGGAAGTCGCTCTCGAGCCGCCCGTACAGCAGGACGCCGAACGCGACCACCAGCGCGCAACCGGCGACCGTGAGCGCCGGGTGCCGCAGCGCCTGGCGCGCCGCGGCCTCGTAGGCGCGAATGATCGCGCGCAGCACCCGGCCGCCTTCGTGATCCCCCGCGGCGGCGGCGCCGGGGGTCGGATCGCGCAGGAACCAGGCCGCCAGCGATGGCGTCAGGGTCACGGCGAGGAGCAGCGAGGTGAGCAGGGACACCACCATGGTGAGCGCCAGGGCGCGGAAGAAGACGCCCGCGATGCCGTCGAGAAACGCCAGCGGAATGAACACCACGACCGGCGTGAGCGTCGAGCCGACCAGCGGACGGGCGATCTCGCCGATCGCGATCTCGATCGCGCGCAGGCGCGGCAGGCCGGCGGCGATCCGGGCGTAGATCGCCTCGACGACGACGATGGCGTCGTCGATCACCAGCCCGATGGCCGCGGCGATGCCGCCCAGGGTCATCAGGTTGAAGCTCAGCCCGGTGAGACGCATGGCGACCAGCGTCATCAGCACGGTCAGCGGGATCACGACGATCGCGGTGAGCGTCGTGCCCCAGCTCTTGAGAAAGAGAAAGATGATCACGATCGAGAGCAGCAGGCCGAAGATCACCGCTTCCCAGACGCTGCGCACGGAGTCGCGGACGAGCAGCGACTGGTCGTAGAAGAAGGCCAGTCGCATGTCCGGCGGCAGCTCGGCATGCAGCGCCGCGAGCTCGGCGCGCAGCGCCTCGGCGATGGCGAGGGTGCTGCCGTCGGGTTGGCTGCGGACGTTCAACAGCACCGCGTTGACGCCATCCGCGGTCACGACGTTGAACGCGGGTTCCGGGCCGCGCTCGACGCGCCCGACGTCGCTGATCCGGATCGGCCGCCCGCCGGGCACGGCAAGCACGAAGTCTTCGATGTCCTCGACGCCGTGCACGCGCCCGTCGACGACGGTGAGGTAGAGCGTGTGGTTCTCCTCGTGCATCCCCGTCGGCGCGACGAGGTTGTTGCGCACCAGCGCGTCGGTCACCTGCGACAGCGTCAGGTGCGCAGCGGCGAGACGCAGCGGATCGACGATCACGTGATATTCGGGCGTCCGCCCGCCGACCAGGTCCACGCGGGCGACGCCCGGAATGCGCAGGAAGCGCGGCTTGATCTCGTAGCGAGCCGTTTCCCACAGCGCGGTGATGTCGCGCGTCGGGCTGGTCAGGCTGACGCCGATGATGGGAAAGGCGGAGAAGGTGAGCCGCCAGACGGTCGCCACGGCCGTGGGCGGGAGCACGCTGCGGATCTGCGCCAGACGGCTGTTCACGTACAGCTCGGACTGGATCATGTCGACGTGCCAGTTGAAGAACACGTTGACCTCCGCCGAGCCGCGGCCGGTCGAGGAGCGCACCGACACCGCGCCCGGGATGTCCTTCATCGCCTCCTCGATCGGGCGCGTGATGGTCGCCATCATCTCGTCCGCCGGCATCACGCCGTTCTCGACGAGAATGACGCAGCGCGGGAAATTGGTCTGCGGAAACACCGACGAGGGCATCGACAGCGCGGCGTAGACGCCGGCCAGGCTGAGGGCCATCGTGATGAAGGTGATCGCGACCGCGTGGTGGGTCGAGAATCTGCCGAGAGCGGAGACTTCCCGCTCGACCGTGGACTCGTGCATGACGGAAGGAGCCGACCGGCGCCGCTAGGGGCGCGGCTGATACACCCGGATCGCCGCCGGATGCCCCTCGCCGGCCGGCACGGCCAGGAACAGGCGATCCATTTCGGGCACGAACAGCGACGTCGACGCGCCGCGGGCCGTCGGCACGCGCGCCACCCGCTGGTAGACGTCCGCTCCGCGCTGCTCGACCACGTCGATGGTGCCGCCGCCGCACGACACGTAGATCAGATGGCGGGCCGGATCGTAATGGAGACCGTCGGGATCGGCGCCGACCTCGAGGCTCGCCACCACGGCGCCCGACGCCGTGTCGAGCACCGCCACCACGCCGGCCTGGTCGCTTCCGCCGCCGACCAGAAGCCGCTGATTGGCGCGGTCCAGCGCCAGCGGATCGTTGCCGGTGGCCGGCAACGCCGACCAGGTGGCGATCGTCGTCCCGCGGGCGCGATCGACGACGGCGACGCGATCCTCCTTCGGCTCGTTCACGTAGAGGCGGGATCCGTCGAGCGCGAACTGCTTCGGCGGACTGCCCAGGGCAATCGTCGGGCCAACCGTTCCGGCGCGCGTGTCGATGCTGGCGATGGCGCCGGTGGTGCGCCCGACCCCGACCAGGAGATGACCCGACTCGCCATCGAAGCGCAGCGCGTTGGCTTTCTCGGGGAACGAGAATGACGACACGACCGCGAAGCTGGCGGCATCCAGCGCGACCACCTTGCCGTCGCCGGCCGTCGACACGAAGACGCGTCCGCTGTCCGGCCGATGGACGACCCACTTCGGCTCGTCGAATCCCGGCACGCTGCGGATGCGCGCGCCGCTCCGCAGGTCGACGACCTCGAGGCTGTGATTGTCCTGCGCCGCCACGAACAACCGCTGGCCTTCGAGATCGACCGCCATCTGGTCGAAATCGCCGCTGACGTCGGGCAGCGGGATCGTCTGCAGCAACGTCAGCCCCGGCGCCTCGGCCGCCGCCGGAGCCTCGGTCGCCGACGCCTCGGGCGCCCCGCCGTCGGCGAGCACGCGCACCGTGGTCTCCTCGGGCAGACCGTACGCGCCGGTGGTGACCACCGTCATGCCCTCGCGCACGCCCGGTCCGTCGACCTCCGCCAGGCCGCGGTCGCGCAGCCCCACCGTGACCGGGATCTGCCGCGCCACCTCGCCGTCGACGACCGCGACGACCGTCCCCGCCGCCGTCTTGACCAGGCTGTCCACCGGGACGGCGAGCCGGTCGCGGCGCTCCTCGGTGATGATGCGCACGTTGACGAACTGCCCGGGACGCAGCCGGGCGTTCGGAGCGATGGCGATCCGCACCGGCGCGGTGTCGGTGCGCGGATCGATCTGCGCGCCAATGAAGCTGACGGTTCCGACCCCCTCGATCGGCGCGTCGGCGGGACGCCGCCCGTCCCGTGTCGGCCGCTCGCCGGTCGTGATCTCGACCGGCTGGCCGACCGCGATCGCCGGCAGCTCGGCGGACGGAACGTTGGCCGTCACCACCAGGCGATCCAGGTCGATGACCTCGGCCAGCACGGTGGTCAGGTCGACCGCCTCGCCGGGCTTGACGTTCACCCGCGTGACGACGCCGCTCAACGGCGCGCTGATGCTCAGCAGCGCGCGCTGCGCCCGAGCCGCCGCGAGCTCGCTCGTCGCCAGGTCGAGCTGCTGCTGCGCCTCCTGCACCGCCTTCTCCGATGTGCCCTCGACGCGGAGGAGTCGCTGCTGGCGAGCGAGCGCCATGCGGGCGAAGTCCGCGGCGGCCTGCGCCTTGGTGATCGCCACGTCCGCCGCGCGGGTGTCGAGCCGGAAGAGCTCGTCC
Encoded proteins:
- a CDS encoding DUF190 domain-containing protein; this encodes MRAKRMTIFVGESDQWHHQPLYLAILGRLKAAGCAGATVLHGIAGFGADSRIHTATILRLSEDLPVLITAVDAAERIDRLLPEVSGMLAGGLVIVDEVEIYFHSAAFRGGLPDVRVGDLMTTEPDAVTADVPISEVVEQLATRDYTALPVIDRERRVIGIISDTDMLSAGVTQLSVSLHKVSGDQHVRECLDRLRREGRTVREAMTTPAITVTSSTSLKDAAHLMHTRNLKRLPVVDENRRLVGVLGRLDVLKSVAAGFARRTVPTEARLPAEHAAAADVMDPRIVTVESTAPVADLIGRLLDAEVKRVLVVDDAGKLIGVVTDTDLVARVDPELRPGLLTRLRSRWNAAAHHAVERAYGQRAADVMTSPALAVAATASVTEALALTVERGLKRVPVIDANGRPVGIVARPALLAAALNADREGGTR
- a CDS encoding efflux RND transporter periplasmic adaptor subunit, which produces MALGAVATLSGLLFAASPRADAGSEAPAQGRVDVRVGRVVRATLRDMVVAYGMVEPEPATAARAAASARMAAPVAGVLTLARCAEGERVQKGDELFRLDTRAADVAITKAQAAADFARMALARQQRLLRVEGTSEKAVQEAQQQLDLATSELAAARAQRALLSISAPLSGVVTRVNVKPGEAVDLTTVLAEVIDLDRLVVTANVPSAELPAIAVGQPVEITTGERPTRDGRRPADAPIEGVGTVSFIGAQIDPRTDTAPVRIAIAPNARLRPGQFVNVRIITEERRDRLAVPVDSLVKTAAGTVVAVVDGEVARQIPVTVGLRDRGLAEVDGPGVREGMTVVTTGAYGLPEETTVRVLADGGAPEASATEAPAAAEAPGLTLLQTIPLPDVSGDFDQMAVDLEGQRLFVAAQDNHSLEVVDLRSGARIRSVPGFDEPKWVVHRPDSGRVFVSTAGDGKVVALDAASFAVVSSFSFPEKANALRFDGESGHLLVGVGRTTGAIASIDTRAGTVGPTIALGSPPKQFALDGSRLYVNEPKEDRVAVVDRARGTTIATWSALPATGNDPLALDRANQRLLVGGGSDQAGVVAVLDTASGAVVASLEVGADPDGLHYDPARHLIYVSCGGGTIDVVEQRGADVYQRVARVPTARGASTSLFVPEMDRLFLAVPAGEGHPAAIRVYQPRP
- a CDS encoding universal stress protein; this translates as MYHRIVVGLDGSDGAKQALRAALDLGRATGAELHLLSVEELPRYADTIDEINGEEQAARRYFKAIQKDALARASAAGVTARVELRRGHPAVLLPQFAQDVGADLLVIGHSGHSALWGKLLGTTADKIVDHAPCSVLVVR
- a CDS encoding efflux RND transporter permease subunit, which produces MHESTVEREVSALGRFSTHHAVAITFITMALSLAGVYAALSMPSSVFPQTNFPRCVILVENGVMPADEMMATITRPIEEAMKDIPGAVSVRSSTGRGSAEVNVFFNWHVDMIQSELYVNSRLAQIRSVLPPTAVATVWRLTFSAFPIIGVSLTSPTRDITALWETARYEIKPRFLRIPGVARVDLVGGRTPEYHVIVDPLRLAAAHLTLSQVTDALVRNNLVAPTGMHEENHTLYLTVVDGRVHGVEDIEDFVLAVPGGRPIRISDVGRVERGPEPAFNVVTADGVNAVLLNVRSQPDGSTLAIAEALRAELAALHAELPPDMRLAFFYDQSLLVRDSVRSVWEAVIFGLLLSIVIIFLFLKSWGTTLTAIVVIPLTVLMTLVAMRLTGLSFNLMTLGGIAAAIGLVIDDAIVVVEAIYARIAAGLPRLRAIEIAIGEIARPLVGSTLTPVVVFIPLAFLDGIAGVFFRALALTMVVSLLTSLLLAVTLTPSLAAWFLRDPTPGAAAAGDHEGGRVLRAIIRAYEAAARQALRHPALTVAGCALVVAFGVLLYGRLESDFLPAMDEGAFVIDYHTPWGTSLAETDRQLQRAEQILRATADVESYSRRTGARLALAIAEPNSGDYLVKLRPDRSRATEDVVADLRAQFHAAVPGVQWDFPGILSDLIGDLTWSPKPIEVKLFSSDLAFLKRKAPEVEAQLQQVPGVVDTFDGLVFTGPTLSLRVRPRDAQRFGITAADVATAVNTAMLGQRASTVLEGDRSIAIRVVADGAGLDRLATLQELPLQAADGSLVKLSQVADVVEVAGDVELRREDLRQDVAVTARLEGRDLGSAMAEIRARLANDPSIPPGTIELGGLFQQQQESFRNLLLVLLSAVVLVFTVLLIEFRSFVEPVAIVLGALLALTGSVVALWLTGTSLNIVSFLGAIIGVGIVAKNGILMLDLVGEWRARGSSIEESLVRSGCRRLRPVLMTSLAAAIGMLPLAYGIGSGADMLRPLAIAVIGALTLSVLLSLIATPVFYRLLSRALVAEGDEGAGTPAPDACGSPLSDP
- a CDS encoding cation:proton antiporter, yielding MEHVSNVWFIAAAWMFLAFLASVISIRTGISVALLEIGIGILAGNFAGFHATEWISFLATFGAGLLTFLAGAEIDPASLRAHLVAALVIGIVSFLVPFAAAVAVAYGIAGWTYQASIICGIALSTTSVAVVYAVMVESGLSSTDIGKMILAACFVTDFGTVLALGGFFADFNRWMLVFILVLAVVLRYLPRLTRLIIRRFGEARVSEPEVKFLFLVLFFLGGLATTARSEAVLPAYLVGLVVAGVFLQDRILVNRMRSIAFTMLTPFYFIKAGLYVSLPAVVGSAGLIAALLAVKLFTKLLGVWPTARAFKLEAREATYTSLLMATGLTFGTISALFGLENHLIDQTQYTVLVTVVIGSAVVPTLIAQTFFAPQPAAAPLAAAARSELQAESGS